One part of the uncultured Celeribacter sp. genome encodes these proteins:
- the fghA gene encoding S-formylglutathione hydrolase, with the protein MSFATVSSNKAFGGTQGVYSHRSEETGTDMTFSVFVPDHAPGEKLPVLWYLSGLTCTHANVTEKGEFRAACARNRVIFVAPDTSPRGDGVPDDPEGAYDFGLGAGFYVDATEAPFDTHYRMRSYIETELPSLIAAHFPADMLRQGITGHSMGGHGALTIALRNPDRFKSVSAFAPIVSPLSCPWGDKALSGYLGPQSEAWRQYDACALIQDGARLPDLLVDQGTADNFLESQLKPELLEQTCAAAGQPLSLRRQEGYDHSYYFISTFMADHIDWHAARL; encoded by the coding sequence ATGAGCTTTGCGACGGTTTCCAGCAACAAGGCCTTTGGCGGCACACAGGGCGTCTACAGCCATCGTTCCGAGGAAACCGGCACCGACATGACCTTTTCGGTCTTCGTGCCGGACCACGCACCGGGGGAAAAGCTCCCGGTGCTGTGGTACCTTTCGGGCCTGACGTGCACCCATGCCAATGTCACCGAAAAGGGCGAATTTCGCGCGGCCTGTGCTCGCAACCGCGTGATCTTCGTCGCCCCGGACACCTCTCCGCGCGGTGACGGTGTCCCCGACGACCCTGAAGGGGCCTATGACTTTGGCCTCGGCGCCGGGTTCTATGTCGACGCCACCGAAGCCCCGTTTGACACGCATTATCGCATGCGCAGCTATATCGAGACCGAGTTACCCTCGCTGATTGCCGCGCATTTCCCGGCGGATATGCTGCGTCAGGGCATCACCGGCCATTCCATGGGCGGGCATGGCGCGCTGACCATTGCCTTGCGCAATCCCGACCGCTTTAAGTCGGTTTCGGCCTTTGCCCCCATTGTCAGCCCCCTGTCCTGCCCTTGGGGCGACAAGGCGCTGAGCGGCTATCTTGGCCCTCAAAGCGAGGCCTGGCGCCAATATGACGCCTGCGCGCTAATCCAGGACGGCGCCCGCCTGCCCGACCTTCTGGTCGATCAGGGCACCGCCGACAATTTTCTGGAAAGCCAGCTCAAACCCGAGCTGCTCGAACAGACCTGTGCCGCCGCCGGTCAGCCACTGAGCCTGCGCCGACAAGAAGGCTACGACCACAGCTATTACTTCATCTCGACCTTCATGGCCGATCACATCGACTGGCATGCAGCACGGCTGTAA
- a CDS encoding tyrosine-type recombinase/integrase has translation METPNLPAIRALRPAWNKGRIVGQKRPLKPKHVWAIRVRLELAENHRDLALFNLAIDSKLRGCDLVKMKVVDIMASGQIKERASVLQSKTQKPVRFEISEGTRASLARWMREPLMIGSEYLWPGRFHERLHISTRQYARIVRDWVTSIGLEASAYGTHSMRRTKVTQIYKKTGNLRAVQLLVCRQHLWDRFEDLNNGGFLVHRSL, from the coding sequence ATGGAAACACCAAACTTACCCGCCATCCGCGCGCTGCGCCCAGCCTGGAACAAAGGCCGGATCGTCGGCCAGAAACGACCGCTTAAGCCAAAGCACGTCTGGGCGATCAGAGTGCGGCTGGAGCTAGCCGAAAACCATCGTGATCTGGCCCTCTTCAATCTTGCCATCGACAGCAAGTTACGCGGCTGCGACTTGGTGAAGATGAAGGTGGTCGATATCATGGCGTCAGGCCAAATCAAAGAACGCGCGTCAGTTCTGCAAAGCAAGACCCAGAAACCTGTGCGTTTCGAGATTTCTGAAGGCACTCGAGCATCGTTGGCTCGGTGGATGCGGGAGCCGCTAATGATTGGATCCGAATACCTCTGGCCGGGGCGCTTTCACGAAAGGCTTCACATCTCGACCCGCCAGTACGCGCGAATTGTGCGTGACTGGGTGACATCCATCGGTCTGGAGGCCAGCGCCTATGGCACGCACTCGATGCGGCGCACGAAGGTGACGCAGATTTACAAGAAGACTGGCAACCTCAGGGCAGTCCAGCTTCTTGTCTGTCGTCAGCACCTGTGGGACAGATTTGAGGATTTGAACAACGGAGGGTTTCTGGTTCATCGTAGCCTTTAA
- a CDS encoding LysE family translocator, producing the protein MTIEQLLIFLPAALLLGASPGANNLLAFTSATKAGWLRTAKGIFGRLAAWAVLVFLVSLGLDVLLRTSEVAFIALKWIGVSYLLYLAWQFWTADVSTEIEVPEVSTLMRREFLTLMGNPKAYLLLTAFLPQFVNDGSALMPQLFALGALYLLVEGVAALLWVSAGTLVGAHALTPLRRKIINRASAGLMGTAALLLARTEKAA; encoded by the coding sequence ATGACAATTGAGCAGCTTCTCATCTTCCTTCCGGCCGCGCTGCTTCTGGGGGCATCGCCAGGAGCTAACAATCTGCTGGCCTTCACTTCGGCAACGAAAGCCGGATGGCTTCGAACTGCCAAAGGCATCTTCGGTCGGCTGGCGGCATGGGCAGTGCTTGTCTTCTTGGTCTCTTTGGGTCTCGACGTATTACTCCGTACGTCCGAGGTTGCCTTCATCGCTCTGAAGTGGATCGGCGTTTCGTATTTACTCTACCTCGCATGGCAATTCTGGACTGCGGATGTGTCCACGGAGATCGAAGTTCCAGAGGTATCGACACTGATGCGTCGGGAGTTTTTGACGCTGATGGGCAACCCCAAGGCCTATCTCTTGCTGACCGCCTTCCTTCCCCAATTCGTGAACGACGGTTCTGCCCTAATGCCGCAGCTCTTCGCGCTTGGTGCGCTTTACCTGCTGGTCGAAGGCGTAGCTGCGCTTTTGTGGGTTTCGGCAGGAACTCTCGTCGGAGCGCATGCCCTCACTCCTCTTCGACGCAAGATCATCAACCGCGCCTCGGCCGGATTGATGGGGACTGCTGCTCTCCTGCTCGCGCGAACCGAAAAGGCAGCATAG
- a CDS encoding DUF4262 domain-containing protein, with protein sequence MKTALDIDGALLDADESNFVENVRTHGWFGTHVLEDTNGPGFSYTTGFWHKFGFPELILFSLPKEVSHEIFWGFFHDLQAKKLFPLNEPIPEILNGYDVILRDVRLDHFAEYLGWNRWFYGGDNFKASQVFFPDKTGSFPWSEDASPEFNRLQPTLAG encoded by the coding sequence ATGAAAACTGCACTTGATATCGACGGTGCGCTGCTGGACGCAGACGAAAGCAACTTCGTTGAAAACGTTCGTACACACGGCTGGTTCGGAACCCATGTTCTTGAAGACACCAATGGCCCAGGGTTTTCTTACACGACCGGCTTTTGGCACAAGTTTGGGTTTCCAGAATTGATACTTTTTTCGCTACCCAAAGAGGTATCACATGAAATTTTCTGGGGCTTCTTTCATGATCTACAGGCAAAAAAACTGTTTCCTCTAAATGAGCCGATACCCGAAATCCTGAACGGCTATGATGTCATCTTGAGAGATGTAAGGCTCGATCACTTCGCGGAGTATTTAGGGTGGAATCGCTGGTTCTACGGCGGTGACAACTTCAAAGCGAGCCAAGTTTTCTTCCCAGACAAAACTGGAAGCTTCCCGTGGTCAGAAGACGCATCACCAGAGTTTAACCGACTGCAACCAACTCTTGCAGGTTAA
- a CDS encoding S-(hydroxymethyl)glutathione dehydrogenase/class III alcohol dehydrogenase, translating to MKTRAAVAFEAKKPLEIVELDLEGPKEGEVLVEIMATGICHTDAYTLDGLDSEGLFPCVLGHEGAGIVREVGAGVKGLKPGDHVIPLYTPECRECKSCTSGKTNLCTSIRSTQGKGVMPDGTSRFSYKGETIYHYMGCSTFSNFTVLPEIALAKIREDAPFDKACYIGCGVTTGVGAVTNSAKVTPGSNVIVFGLGGIGLNVIQGARMVGADKIIGVDLNDDKKSWGERFGMTDFVNPLKVEGDLVAHLVALTDGGADYTFDCTGNTDVMRTALEACHRGWGVSTVIGVAEAGKEISTRPFQLVTGRVWKGSAFGGAKGRTDVPKIVDWYMNGKIEIDPMITHTFNLEEINKGFDLMHEGKSIRSVVIF from the coding sequence ATGAAAACACGTGCCGCTGTTGCCTTTGAGGCCAAGAAACCCCTGGAAATCGTTGAACTCGACCTGGAAGGTCCGAAAGAAGGCGAAGTTCTGGTCGAGATCATGGCCACGGGCATTTGCCACACCGACGCCTACACCCTCGATGGGCTGGACAGCGAAGGCCTGTTCCCCTGCGTTCTGGGCCACGAAGGCGCCGGCATCGTGCGCGAAGTTGGCGCGGGCGTCAAAGGTCTGAAACCCGGCGATCACGTAATCCCGCTCTACACGCCCGAATGCCGCGAATGTAAATCCTGCACCTCCGGCAAGACCAACCTGTGCACTTCGATCCGCTCGACACAGGGCAAAGGCGTGATGCCGGACGGCACCTCTCGCTTTTCCTACAAGGGCGAGACGATCTACCACTACATGGGCTGCTCGACCTTCTCGAATTTCACCGTGCTGCCGGAGATTGCTCTGGCCAAGATCCGCGAAGACGCACCCTTTGACAAAGCCTGCTACATCGGCTGCGGCGTGACCACCGGCGTCGGCGCCGTGACCAACAGCGCCAAGGTCACCCCCGGCTCCAATGTCATCGTTTTCGGACTGGGCGGCATCGGCCTCAACGTCATTCAGGGCGCCCGCATGGTCGGCGCAGACAAGATCATCGGCGTGGACCTGAACGACGACAAGAAAAGCTGGGGCGAACGCTTTGGCATGACCGACTTCGTCAACCCGCTGAAAGTCGAAGGCGATCTGGTCGCCCATCTGGTCGCGCTGACCGATGGCGGCGCCGATTACACCTTTGACTGCACCGGCAACACCGATGTGATGCGCACCGCCCTTGAGGCCTGCCACCGCGGCTGGGGCGTCTCCACCGTGATCGGCGTCGCCGAAGCGGGCAAGGAAATCTCCACCCGCCCCTTCCAGCTCGTCACAGGTCGGGTCTGGAAAGGCTCTGCTTTTGGTGGCGCCAAGGGCCGCACCGATGTGCCCAAGATCGTGGACTGGTACATGAACGGCAAGATCGAGATCGATCCCATGATCACCCACACCTTCAACCTGGAAGAAATCAACAAAGGGTTTGATCTGATGCATGAAGGCAAATCGATCCGTTCGGTGGTGATCTTCTGA